The sequence GATTGAGGTTGCTAGGGACTGGGAGGAGATTGTGGGGAGTTTTAGTTTATCGAGTAGAATTTTTtgggggatgatgaaaaagttttgggtAGAGATAGAGGCGATGGTTATACAACATcgtgaatgtatttaatgtcactgaactgtgcACTGACACagggttaaaatgataaatattacataacatatattttaccacaacttAAAAAAGATTTCAGTGGGGAGCTACTTCTGGGTGATTACAACAACAAAAGAGCTGTTGAAGAAGTGAGATGCTGAATTTGGAGGGAAAGATGGTCGGAgttgaggagggaagggagagacgCAGAGCCGAGTGGGTCAGCCAGCAGGAGTCCTGAGTCCTGACGTTCGGCTATCCTCAGGGGCAGCGCCTGGACCATTAGCAGGCCCGAGGCATGGACCACGTGGAGGATGCAAACCAGACTGGGATGATGATTCACTTCCACTTCCGCCCCTTCTCCAAACTACCTGAGGTTCAGATGCTGATTTTCGCGGCCTTCCTGATCATGTACCTCGTCAGCGTCAGTGGCAACATCTCCATTTCGCTCATCATCTGGACCCACCGCTCtctgcacacccccatgtacttcttcctggcCAACCTGGCGGCTCTGGAAACCTGCTACTCCTCCACCATTGCCCCTCTGACGCTGGCCAGCACCCTGTCCATGGGGAGAACCCTCGTCTCCCTGGCTGGCTGCGGTGCCCAGATGTTCTTCTTCATCTTCCTGGGCAGCGCCGACTGCATCCTGCTGGCCGTCATGGCCTATGACAGGTTcgtggccatctgccaccctctGCGTTACAGCCTCATGATGAGCTGGCGGCTGTGTGCCCAATTGGCCCTGGGATCCCTGGTGCTGGGGTTCATCTTGGCCATGCAGCTGACTGTGCTCATCTTCCGACTCCCCTTCTGCAGCAGCAAAGACATCGGCATGTTCTACTGTGACGTCCTGCCCGTGGTGAGACTGGCCTGTGCAGACACCCGGGTCCACGAGGCCATGCTGTTCGTGGTTAGTGTCGCTGtcctcaccctccccttcctgctgATCACCCTGTCCTATGTCTTCATCGTGGTCGCCATCCTGAAGATCCGCTCTGCAGAGGGGAGGCacaaggccttctccacctgctcctcccacaTGACTGTGGTTCTGATCCAGTATGGAGGTACCAGCCTCATCTACCTGTGCCCCAGCTCCAGCTACTCTCCGGAGAGGGGCCAA comes from Cervus elaphus chromosome 1, mCerEla1.1, whole genome shotgun sequence and encodes:
- the LOC122703460 gene encoding olfactory receptor 10V1-like, which translates into the protein MDHVEDANQTGMMIHFHFRPFSKLPEVQMLIFAAFLIMYLVSVSGNISISLIIWTHRSLHTPMYFFLANLAALETCYSSTIAPLTLASTLSMGRTLVSLAGCGAQMFFFIFLGSADCILLAVMAYDRFVAICHPLRYSLMMSWRLCAQLALGSLVLGFILAMQLTVLIFRLPFCSSKDIGMFYCDVLPVVRLACADTRVHEAMLFVVSVAVLTLPFLLITLSYVFIVVAILKIRSAEGRHKAFSTCSSHMTVVLIQYGGTSLIYLCPSSSYSPERGQVVSVVYTFITPMLNPLIYSMRNRELKDAFKRAVMRFLWS